The proteins below come from a single Gimesia alba genomic window:
- a CDS encoding tetratricopeptide repeat protein, translating to MVLLPASRPKRHLNAAEGYLMLEMHEQALRELSRIDPADRDSEKYNRLLGQAHQLAKQYPEALDAYQRAYDLDPENLTTLMGMAWCYKRTDQLPLAISVMEEAYHSHAEEPVVLYNLSCYFALAGDKTNALSWLGRSLRMEPGLLKLIEEEPDFDSLRSDKDFQFIVESAGDKTSQKS from the coding sequence ATGGTACTGCTGCCTGCTTCACGACCAAAACGGCATCTGAACGCCGCCGAAGGTTATCTCATGCTTGAGATGCACGAGCAGGCGTTGCGTGAACTTTCCCGCATCGACCCTGCTGATCGAGATTCCGAAAAATACAATCGACTGCTGGGGCAGGCACACCAGTTGGCAAAGCAGTATCCGGAAGCACTGGATGCTTATCAACGGGCCTATGATCTCGATCCGGAAAATTTGACTACGCTGATGGGCATGGCCTGGTGTTACAAACGCACCGATCAGTTGCCATTGGCCATTTCTGTGATGGAAGAAGCCTACCACAGCCACGCCGAAGAACCTGTGGTACTCTATAATCTGTCCTGTTATTTTGCGTTAGCCGGTGATAAAACAAACGCCCTGTCCTGGCTGGGACGCTCGTTGCGTATGGAACCCGGCTTATTGAAATTAATCGAAGAAGAACCAGACTTCGATTCGCTGCGCAGTGACAAAGATTTTCAGTTTATCGTAGAATCAGCAGGTGACAAAACTTCTCAGAAGTCATAG
- a CDS encoding DUF480 domain-containing protein, whose product MNDATQEKKDLLTITELSKPERRVLGVLLEKAFTTPDQYPLTLKAVTTGCNQKSNRDPISHYSESQVFETLDALREKGIVAVVHSDSGRTERYRHYMRHRFEFTEPQLAILTELWLRGRQTMGELRGRASRMVPIETLDQLRAEFKGLLDRKYVQSNGSIERRGIEVDHNWYQEKEGKTLGFESAPENEPTEVKSTSTAPPVAPAASSELTAMRDAIEQLQIENQSLKQQINTLTESLEQLNQQFSDLKQELGS is encoded by the coding sequence ATGAACGATGCGACTCAGGAAAAAAAAGATCTTCTTACCATTACCGAACTTTCTAAACCAGAACGACGCGTACTCGGCGTTTTACTAGAGAAAGCGTTTACCACCCCCGACCAGTATCCGCTGACTTTGAAAGCGGTGACGACAGGCTGCAATCAAAAAAGTAACCGTGATCCGATTTCGCATTACAGTGAATCACAGGTTTTTGAAACTCTGGATGCACTTCGCGAAAAAGGCATCGTGGCGGTCGTACATTCAGACAGCGGCCGCACCGAACGGTATCGGCACTACATGCGGCACCGTTTTGAATTCACCGAACCGCAGCTTGCGATTCTGACAGAACTCTGGCTACGGGGCCGTCAAACTATGGGTGAACTCAGAGGCCGCGCCAGCCGCATGGTTCCGATTGAGACATTAGACCAGTTACGGGCGGAATTTAAAGGACTTCTGGATCGAAAATACGTACAATCGAATGGAAGCATTGAACGGCGTGGCATTGAAGTCGATCACAACTGGTACCAGGAAAAAGAAGGCAAGACACTGGGTTTTGAGTCAGCACCCGAAAATGAGCCAACTGAAGTTAAAAGTACATCAACTGCACCGCCTGTCGCACCAGCTGCTTCCAGCGAACTAACCGCGATGCGTGATGCGATTGAACAACTCCAGATCGAGAATCAATCACTCAAACAACAAATCAATACGCTGACAGAATCGCTTGAGCAATTGAACCAACAGTTTTCAGATCTAAAGCAGGAATTGGGAAGTTAA
- a CDS encoding MBL fold metallo-hydrolase yields MFFQRYYLDCLSLASYMIADEKTREAVVIDPQRDIDIYLEDAREHGFQIKHVILTHFHADFIAGHIELKKAVGAQIYLGSKGEAEFPYQPLADGDELILGAVKLTTLETPGHTPEGISMLVYDLDENPDQPKMILTGDTLFLGDVGRPDLLASIGVTAHELASMLYDSLHDKILTLPDETLVYPAHGAGSMCGKQLSSEAVTTLGEQRKYNYALQPMSKEAFIEMVTTDLPEAPHYFVHDAILNRKDRQTLSEAIIASWHAYSLDEVLEMLKNGAQVIDVRDATEFAGAHLKGSVNIGLEGHYATWAGTMLDKQAPIVVIAEEEDQIEEAIMRLGRIGFDHVKGYLKEGLNSLQDHPELVSQTRRISAQALKELEESTTILDIRSSSEWDAGHIAGSLNIPLNHLTERLAEIPQDKTVIVHCQGGYRSSIAASLLEKQGYDNVIDLVGGYKAWSMTTAT; encoded by the coding sequence ATGTTTTTTCAACGCTACTATTTAGATTGTTTATCGCTGGCGTCTTACATGATTGCTGATGAAAAAACGCGTGAGGCGGTGGTGATCGATCCCCAACGAGACATTGACATCTATCTGGAAGATGCCCGAGAACACGGATTTCAGATTAAGCATGTGATTTTGACTCACTTTCACGCTGACTTCATCGCCGGTCATATTGAGTTGAAGAAAGCCGTTGGCGCCCAGATCTATCTGGGAAGCAAAGGGGAAGCCGAGTTTCCGTATCAGCCACTCGCAGATGGTGATGAGCTCATACTGGGGGCGGTCAAATTAACCACACTGGAAACACCCGGTCATACTCCTGAGGGAATTTCCATGCTGGTTTATGATCTGGATGAAAACCCGGATCAACCCAAAATGATTTTAACAGGGGATACCCTGTTTCTGGGAGACGTCGGTCGCCCCGACCTGCTGGCATCGATTGGGGTGACGGCGCATGAGTTGGCCAGTATGTTGTATGACTCGTTGCATGACAAAATTCTGACGCTTCCCGATGAAACTCTGGTTTACCCGGCACATGGCGCTGGTTCCATGTGTGGGAAGCAGTTGAGTAGTGAAGCCGTGACGACTTTAGGCGAGCAGCGAAAATACAATTACGCACTTCAGCCCATGAGCAAAGAGGCGTTTATTGAAATGGTTACGACCGATCTTCCCGAAGCACCGCATTACTTTGTCCACGATGCGATCTTAAACCGGAAAGACCGGCAGACATTGAGCGAAGCCATCATCGCTTCATGGCACGCGTATTCTCTGGATGAAGTCCTGGAGATGCTGAAAAATGGCGCCCAGGTCATTGACGTCAGAGATGCCACTGAGTTTGCTGGAGCACACCTCAAAGGGAGCGTGAATATCGGCCTGGAGGGCCATTATGCAACCTGGGCTGGAACGATGCTCGATAAACAGGCTCCGATTGTCGTGATTGCCGAAGAGGAAGATCAGATTGAAGAAGCGATTATGCGGCTGGGCCGGATCGGCTTCGATCACGTCAAAGGGTACCTGAAAGAGGGGCTCAACAGTCTTCAGGATCATCCGGAACTGGTCTCGCAGACAAGGCGAATTTCGGCACAAGCGTTGAAGGAACTGGAAGAATCGACCACGATTCTCGATATTCGCTCCTCCTCGGAATGGGACGCGGGGCATATTGCCGGGAGTCTGAATATTCCCTTAAATCATTTAACAGAACGACTTGCCGAGATTCCGCAGGACAAGACCGTGATCGTACATTGTCAAGGCGGTTATCGTTCGTCGATCGCCGCCAGTCTGCTCGAAAAACAGGGGTACGACAATGTGATTGATCTGGTGGGCGGCTATAAAGCCTGGTCGATGACCACTGCCACATAA
- a CDS encoding creatininase family protein, with the protein MSESNRQPSEVLLHKHTRREFRERMQSGELKACIIPVAATEQHLEHLAMEHDWRSVMLVATEAARLLAPEVIVAPSMNIGISEHHMKHPGTLSALPGSWLSVLFDTIRSMHQAGFDNILVLNGHGGNIAPCLGMWGQFQQRLEINLQFESYWNLLPEEVALANLKTKRWPGHAQEFETAFAMAAFPENVRIDAMQDQEDREPLEATAEAGQKMIDEIVKQVSQYVAGMIDGTNVAEIPPFHT; encoded by the coding sequence ATGTCGGAATCAAATCGTCAGCCCAGTGAAGTACTGCTACATAAACATACCAGACGGGAATTTCGCGAACGGATGCAGTCAGGTGAGTTAAAGGCCTGTATCATCCCGGTCGCTGCCACCGAACAGCATCTGGAACATCTGGCGATGGAGCATGACTGGAGAAGCGTGATGCTGGTCGCAACCGAAGCCGCCCGGCTGCTGGCGCCGGAAGTGATCGTGGCACCTTCCATGAATATTGGCATCAGCGAACATCACATGAAGCATCCTGGAACGTTGTCTGCTTTGCCCGGAAGCTGGCTCAGTGTGTTGTTTGATACCATTCGCAGTATGCATCAAGCCGGCTTTGATAATATTCTTGTTCTGAATGGCCATGGCGGAAATATTGCCCCCTGCCTGGGAATGTGGGGGCAATTTCAACAGCGACTGGAGATCAATCTGCAGTTTGAATCGTACTGGAATCTGCTACCCGAAGAAGTGGCATTGGCGAATTTAAAAACCAAACGCTGGCCCGGTCATGCCCAGGAATTCGAGACTGCCTTTGCGATGGCAGCCTTCCCCGAAAATGTACGTATCGATGCCATGCAGGATCAGGAAGATCGGGAACCCTTAGAAGCCACGGCAGAGGCGGGTCAGAAAATGATCGATGAAATCGTCAAGCAGGTTTCACAATACGTGGCAGGTATGATCGATGGAACGAATGTAGCCGAGATTCCCCCGTTTCATACTTAA
- a CDS encoding prenyltransferase/squalene oxidase repeat-containing protein — MFLSRRNLRAASLWSLLLTGLFSTAVAAEPVLSNADLQTLKKEQQKGINYLKNSQLDDGLWTTETVPGISALVTTALLESGVPASDPVVAKALKRLEGFIKKDGGIYYAKSNHRNYETCISIMAFSAANQGGRYDTIIKNAEKFLRGLQWDKGEGLESSDTSFGGAGYGGHQRPDLSNTQYLIEALRKAGVKSDDPAIQKALVFVSRTQNLESEHNTTPFSSKINDGGFYYTPAAGGTSQAGKNPDGGLRSYGSMTYAGLKSMIYAGVDQNDKRVKAASEWIRRHYSLKENPGMGQQGLYYYFNTFAKALNALKIEQFKEADGKVHNWRAELINHLASLQHENGSWTNKAERWYEADPNLATAYALLALAQCEPAK, encoded by the coding sequence ATGTTTTTGTCTCGACGTAATCTGAGAGCCGCCAGCCTGTGGTCTCTGCTACTGACCGGTTTATTTTCTACCGCAGTGGCCGCAGAACCCGTTCTGAGCAATGCCGATTTACAGACTTTGAAAAAAGAACAGCAAAAGGGAATTAATTATCTGAAGAACAGCCAGCTGGATGATGGGCTGTGGACGACCGAAACGGTCCCTGGCATCAGTGCTCTGGTGACCACGGCTTTACTGGAAAGCGGCGTTCCCGCCAGCGATCCGGTGGTTGCGAAAGCGCTCAAACGCCTGGAAGGTTTCATCAAGAAGGATGGCGGCATTTATTACGCCAAGAGTAATCACCGTAACTATGAAACCTGTATTTCCATCATGGCATTCAGTGCCGCCAATCAGGGGGGACGTTACGATACCATTATCAAAAATGCAGAGAAGTTTTTAAGAGGGCTGCAGTGGGATAAAGGAGAAGGGCTGGAGTCTTCTGATACCAGCTTCGGAGGCGCCGGCTATGGTGGCCATCAGCGTCCTGATCTCTCCAACACACAATATCTGATAGAAGCGCTGCGTAAAGCAGGCGTGAAATCGGATGATCCGGCAATTCAGAAAGCACTGGTCTTTGTCTCGCGCACACAAAACCTGGAATCGGAACACAATACGACTCCATTTTCGTCCAAGATCAATGATGGTGGTTTCTATTATACACCTGCTGCCGGCGGGACATCACAGGCAGGAAAGAATCCCGATGGCGGCCTGCGTTCTTATGGCAGTATGACGTACGCTGGTCTCAAGAGCATGATCTATGCCGGAGTGGATCAGAATGACAAGCGAGTCAAAGCCGCAAGCGAATGGATTCGTCGTCATTACTCTTTAAAAGAAAACCCGGGAATGGGCCAGCAGGGGCTCTACTATTATTTCAACACGTTCGCGAAAGCACTCAACGCGCTGAAGATAGAACAATTCAAAGAAGCTGATGGCAAGGTTCACAACTGGCGCGCAGAATTAATCAACCATCTGGCCAGCCTGCAGCACGAAAACGGAAGCTGGACGAACAAAGCGGAACGCTGGTACGAAGCCGATCCGAATCTGGCAACCGCGTATGCTTTATTAGCACTGGCGCAATGTGAGCCCGCAAAATAA
- a CDS encoding GNAT family N-acetyltransferase yields MLDIQIEQATLNDCEMITEFNIQLAQETEAKSLDRELVRTGVVESLGDTRGCCYYVARYQERVIGQVMFTREWSDWRNGEFWWFQSVFVDPAFRRQGVFQQLSAHIQSLAQSNPDVVGLRLYVEQENERAQSTYRQIGFDFPGYQVMEKMLER; encoded by the coding sequence ATGCTGGATATCCAAATTGAACAGGCAACTCTGAACGACTGTGAGATGATTACTGAATTTAACATTCAGCTGGCTCAGGAAACGGAAGCCAAATCGCTCGACAGAGAACTGGTTCGAACCGGTGTTGTGGAATCGCTCGGGGATACCCGCGGCTGTTGTTACTATGTGGCCCGTTATCAAGAGCGTGTCATCGGCCAGGTCATGTTTACGCGCGAATGGAGTGACTGGCGGAACGGTGAGTTCTGGTGGTTCCAAAGTGTCTTTGTTGATCCGGCCTTTCGGCGTCAGGGAGTCTTTCAGCAACTCTCTGCCCATATTCAGTCGCTGGCACAATCCAATCCGGATGTGGTCGGGCTGCGTCTGTATGTGGAACAGGAAAACGAACGTGCCCAATCGACCTACCGACAAATCGGGTTTGATTTTCCAGGATATCAGGTCATGGAAAAAATGCTGGAACGTTGA
- a CDS encoding RDD family protein, with the protein MTFTATSETATDVPQRVDSFRHNVLGLEMQVETPENVILTYQLAGPAQRYVAYMIDLVIRVLMVLGMMIITRMLGIVLPGTAFGMFLVFSFLNTWGYYTISEGFFKGQSIGKHFCGLRVIRDEGYPITFWPALLRNLVRSADAIVFYGIGITSMLLTRRFQRLGDLVAGTVVIQERSLTLPRKPVILDKIQPLNKNEIGSFLPRDEVLSLIDEFIGRRHVLTYDRGHALAAILANSLAERLNYSGDPKKVTHYPMAFLAAVYKTFSFAKEEEEQEAVNAYHGLGSPAEVNRE; encoded by the coding sequence ATGACGTTTACTGCAACATCCGAAACCGCAACCGATGTTCCACAGCGGGTAGATTCATTCCGGCACAACGTACTTGGTTTGGAGATGCAGGTTGAGACTCCAGAAAATGTGATTCTGACTTACCAACTCGCCGGCCCCGCACAACGCTATGTTGCTTATATGATCGATCTGGTCATCCGGGTGTTGATGGTGCTTGGAATGATGATCATCACACGCATGCTGGGAATTGTTCTACCAGGTACCGCGTTTGGGATGTTCCTGGTTTTCTCGTTTCTGAACACCTGGGGTTACTACACCATTTCTGAAGGTTTTTTTAAAGGGCAGTCGATTGGTAAACATTTCTGTGGCTTGCGGGTGATTCGTGATGAGGGTTATCCCATTACGTTCTGGCCGGCTTTATTACGAAACCTGGTTCGCAGTGCGGATGCGATTGTCTTTTATGGCATAGGCATCACCAGCATGCTGTTGACCCGACGTTTTCAAAGACTGGGCGATCTCGTGGCGGGAACCGTCGTGATTCAGGAACGTTCCCTGACGCTGCCTCGAAAACCGGTCATCCTCGATAAAATTCAGCCGTTGAATAAAAATGAAATCGGCAGCTTCCTGCCCCGCGATGAAGTTCTCTCTCTGATTGACGAATTTATTGGGCGCCGGCATGTTCTGACTTATGATCGTGGTCATGCGTTGGCGGCGATCCTGGCGAATAGTCTGGCAGAACGCTTGAACTATTCGGGTGATCCTAAAAAAGTGACTCATTATCCCATGGCATTTCTGGCGGCCGTCTATAAGACATTCAGTTTTGCAAAAGAGGAGGAAGAACAGGAAGCCGTCAACGCCTATCACGGTCTGGGTTCCCCTGCGGAGGTGAATCGTGAATAA
- a CDS encoding M28 family peptidase — MMDIDTSRLKEHCDLLCRTTRPAESSELEEARRYVIRELAASGWEVERHPFQAQDSLLTTFSGQNLIARHPGLSAPDKPQFCIGAHLDTRPETPGADDNTSAVATLLELGRLLPLFQDSDWKWGVELVAFDLEENGMLGGAEHAQFHRGQQTDLRGMVSLEMLGYCDPTPGSQTLPKELVGLYPDTGDFIAVVGNQNSTALIETFQAGLQKVTGLPVEALQVPENGEMLQATRLSDHSPFWDAGYPALMITDTSFLRNPHYHQPTDTVDTLDFEFLTKVAQGSLEAAKQILHSGY, encoded by the coding sequence ATGATGGATATAGACACCAGCCGTTTAAAAGAGCACTGTGATCTGCTCTGCCGCACCACGCGCCCCGCGGAAAGTTCGGAACTGGAAGAGGCGCGCCGGTATGTCATTCGAGAATTAGCAGCCTCGGGTTGGGAAGTCGAGCGGCATCCGTTTCAGGCACAGGATTCCCTGCTGACGACCTTTTCCGGGCAAAACCTGATTGCGCGGCATCCAGGACTCTCCGCTCCCGATAAACCACAGTTTTGTATCGGCGCGCATCTCGACACCCGCCCTGAAACACCCGGAGCCGACGATAACACCAGTGCAGTCGCAACGCTGCTGGAACTGGGCAGACTGCTGCCTCTGTTTCAAGATTCAGATTGGAAATGGGGCGTCGAACTGGTTGCGTTTGACCTGGAAGAAAATGGGATGCTGGGTGGTGCAGAACATGCGCAGTTTCATCGGGGGCAACAGACCGATCTGCGCGGCATGGTTTCACTGGAAATGCTCGGATACTGTGATCCCACACCAGGCAGCCAGACTTTACCCAAGGAACTGGTGGGACTGTATCCGGATACGGGAGACTTCATCGCCGTGGTCGGAAATCAAAATTCAACAGCCCTCATCGAAACATTTCAAGCAGGCTTACAAAAAGTCACTGGACTGCCCGTAGAAGCATTACAGGTACCTGAGAATGGTGAAATGTTGCAGGCCACTCGTTTGAGTGACCATAGCCCGTTCTGGGATGCCGGCTATCCGGCGTTAATGATTACGGATACCAGTTTTCTGAGAAATCCGCACTACCATCAACCCACAGACACGGTCGATACGCTTGACTTTGAGTTCTTAACCAAGGTCGCACAGGGAAGCCTGGAAGCGGCCAAACAGATTCTGCATAGCGGATATTAA
- a CDS encoding stage II sporulation protein M produces the protein MNKHKFIQERRPHWKRFEALLENASRKSISKLPTKEISNYSQLLREVSHDLATIRSRGWGQDLISYLNDLVARGHNLFYSAPPANLAGVYHYLAFEFPRLFRANMGYFLTACLLFFLPLGISWCVVQNNPSLASRVIPAEMMSQFDQMYGEDSSLSTESEESAEEGQESDESEELPLGNYGDQRALMAGFYINHNVGIALKCFALGILLGIGTVYTLLFNGIYLGAVSGYIISQGNGDRFLSFVISHGSFELTAIAVAGGAGLMLGNALIHPGQRTRFQSLQVRGLEAVQIAGGAAVMLVIAAFIEAFWSPSDDIPSSVKYIVGSGLWLIVFIYLGFAGLQSNSQLKPVGNKRQDSAAETDLNRERQA, from the coding sequence GTGAATAAGCACAAGTTCATTCAGGAGCGGCGACCTCATTGGAAACGGTTTGAAGCACTGCTTGAGAATGCTTCCAGAAAATCGATTTCCAAACTTCCGACAAAGGAGATTTCGAATTATTCACAACTGTTGCGTGAAGTCTCGCATGATTTAGCCACCATCCGATCACGGGGCTGGGGCCAGGATCTGATCTCCTACTTAAACGATCTGGTCGCCCGTGGTCATAACTTGTTTTACAGCGCACCTCCCGCAAATCTGGCGGGCGTCTATCACTATCTGGCATTTGAATTCCCTCGGCTCTTTCGCGCCAACATGGGTTATTTTCTTACAGCGTGTCTTTTGTTTTTCCTGCCTTTGGGAATCAGCTGGTGTGTGGTTCAGAATAATCCCAGTCTGGCGAGCAGGGTCATTCCAGCAGAAATGATGTCGCAATTCGATCAGATGTACGGTGAAGACAGCTCACTTAGTACAGAATCAGAGGAATCAGCCGAGGAGGGACAGGAGTCAGACGAGTCTGAAGAACTTCCACTTGGTAACTACGGCGACCAGCGCGCCTTGATGGCGGGATTTTATATCAACCATAATGTAGGAATTGCTTTGAAGTGCTTTGCACTGGGAATTTTACTGGGGATTGGCACTGTTTACACGCTGTTATTCAATGGCATCTATCTGGGAGCCGTTTCCGGCTATATTATCAGCCAGGGGAACGGGGACCGTTTTTTAAGCTTTGTCATCTCGCATGGGTCATTTGAATTGACGGCGATCGCCGTCGCAGGCGGTGCTGGACTGATGCTGGGAAATGCTCTGATTCATCCTGGTCAGAGAACCCGGTTTCAATCGCTGCAGGTACGTGGTCTCGAAGCCGTTCAGATAGCGGGGGGCGCTGCCGTCATGCTGGTCATTGCGGCATTCATTGAAGCGTTCTGGTCTCCTTCGGATGATATTCCGAGTAGCGTGAAATATATCGTGGGCAGCGGGCTCTGGTTGATTGTATTTATTTATCTGGGGTTTGCGGGGCTTCAATCAAATTCTCAACTCAAACCAGTTGGCAACAAGAGACAAGACAGCGCGGCTGAAACAGATTTGAACAGGGAACGGCAAGCATGA
- a CDS encoding sulfatase family protein: MMKTHPYAFCTLLMLVFIPFSGATSCKAAERPNLVSIVTDDQGRWAMGLYGNKQIHTPHMDQIGREGAIFTNAFVATPVCSPSRATFLSGRYPTELKITDYISPDEAKSGFGLSASTWPQVLQKNGYQTALIGKWHLGEQNRFHPSQMGFDHFMGFLSGGTRPMDPTLEINGETKKRKGPLPDLLVDDAIQFLQQSKDKPFALCLHFRAPHTPYGPVPDQDAAHYRGMDIDVPIAPGVIPEQIKKSNQDYYASISSVDRNIGRLLKELDRLQLSDNTLVIFTSDHGYNNGRHGISTKGNGHWLAGGVTGPKRPNMWDTSIRVPLVMRWPKVIKPGTQFDEMVSNVDMFKFVLGALDVPVPENLTLHGIDYSPLLFGKPVKNRTALFGQYDLHNNGLAYLRMIRTPQFKFVKHYRAKRMDELYDLEADPGETKNLIRRRTNAKWQKTADSLEQQLIDWQKSIKDPILEPAYQ; encoded by the coding sequence ATGATGAAAACACATCCTTACGCGTTCTGCACATTACTGATGCTGGTTTTCATCCCATTCAGTGGTGCCACATCTTGTAAAGCCGCGGAACGTCCGAATCTGGTTTCGATCGTTACTGATGACCAGGGACGTTGGGCCATGGGGCTGTATGGAAACAAACAAATTCATACTCCCCACATGGATCAAATCGGTCGAGAAGGAGCAATCTTTACAAATGCGTTTGTCGCGACCCCGGTCTGTTCTCCCAGTCGTGCCACGTTTCTCTCGGGGCGTTACCCGACGGAACTCAAAATCACAGATTATATATCTCCCGATGAAGCAAAAAGCGGCTTTGGACTGTCTGCGTCAACGTGGCCGCAAGTACTGCAGAAAAACGGATATCAGACTGCTTTGATTGGGAAATGGCATCTCGGCGAGCAGAACCGATTTCATCCCAGCCAGATGGGTTTCGATCACTTCATGGGCTTTCTTTCAGGGGGGACACGTCCCATGGATCCCACGTTGGAAATCAATGGAGAAACGAAAAAACGGAAAGGCCCTCTGCCCGATCTGCTGGTAGACGACGCCATCCAGTTCCTGCAGCAATCCAAGGACAAGCCGTTTGCCCTCTGCCTGCATTTTCGAGCACCGCACACACCCTACGGCCCCGTTCCCGATCAAGATGCAGCCCATTATCGGGGAATGGACATTGATGTTCCCATCGCACCAGGGGTGATTCCAGAACAGATCAAGAAATCGAATCAGGATTATTATGCCAGTATCTCATCAGTCGACCGTAATATCGGCAGGCTGCTGAAAGAACTTGACCGGTTGCAACTCTCAGATAATACGCTGGTGATTTTTACCAGTGACCACGGCTATAACAACGGGCGGCACGGTATCAGTACCAAAGGAAACGGCCACTGGCTTGCCGGGGGTGTGACTGGTCCTAAACGACCGAACATGTGGGATACCTCAATCCGGGTGCCTTTGGTCATGCGCTGGCCCAAAGTGATCAAACCGGGAACGCAATTTGATGAAATGGTTTCGAATGTCGATATGTTCAAATTTGTACTCGGTGCCTTGGACGTGCCCGTACCTGAGAACCTGACGTTACATGGGATCGACTATTCCCCGTTACTGTTTGGGAAACCAGTCAAGAACAGGACCGCTCTGTTTGGGCAATACGACCTGCACAATAACGGGCTGGCTTATCTGCGGATGATTCGTACTCCGCAATTCAAATTCGTCAAACATTATCGCGCCAAACGAATGGATGAATTGTATGATCTGGAAGCGGATCCGGGGGAAACGAAAAATTTGATCCGGAGACGGACCAATGCAAAATGGCAAAAAACGGCGGATTCACTGGAACAACAACTGATTGACTGGCAGAAATCGATCAAGGATCCGATCCTCGAACCTGCTTACCAGTAA